In the genome of Acidimicrobiia bacterium, one region contains:
- the trpB gene encoding tryptophan synthase subunit beta — translation MQLGDPGPEPTGLGRFGDFGGRFVPESLVPALVQLEREFRTAWYETEDFRAEFAQLLESYAGRPTPVTYCDRLSEQLGVDVWLKREDLTHTGSHKINNVLGQALLTRRMGKRRIIAETGAGQHGVATATAAALFGLECLVFMGAVDVERQALNVFRMRLLGAEVVPVHSGSATLKDAINDALRDWVATVESTHYCIGSVVGPHPFPWLVREFQRVVGEEAREQCRVLLGDDPDVVVACVGGGSNALGTFAGFLDTRAQLVGVEAAGLGLETGRHGASINRGVPGVLHGARSMYLQDEHGQILEAHSISAGLDYPGVGPEHAQLAASGRARYDCANDDEAIAAFQLLSVTEGIVPALESSHALAWVVRSAQDGSLAPGSKVLVTLSGRGDKDAMQVAGRLSERPST, via the coding sequence GTGCAGCTCGGCGATCCCGGACCCGAACCGACCGGCCTCGGCCGCTTCGGTGACTTCGGCGGGCGGTTCGTCCCCGAGAGCCTCGTGCCCGCGCTCGTGCAGCTCGAGCGCGAGTTCCGCACCGCGTGGTACGAGACGGAGGACTTCCGCGCCGAGTTCGCGCAGCTGCTCGAGTCGTACGCGGGCCGCCCCACGCCGGTGACGTACTGCGACCGGCTGTCGGAGCAGCTCGGTGTCGACGTCTGGCTCAAGCGCGAGGACCTGACCCACACCGGCTCGCACAAGATCAACAACGTCCTCGGTCAGGCCTTGCTGACGCGGCGCATGGGGAAGCGGCGCATCATCGCGGAGACGGGCGCGGGCCAGCACGGCGTCGCGACCGCGACCGCGGCCGCGCTGTTCGGGCTCGAGTGCCTCGTGTTCATGGGCGCGGTCGACGTCGAACGGCAGGCCCTCAACGTGTTCCGCATGCGGCTGCTCGGTGCCGAGGTCGTCCCCGTGCACTCGGGCTCCGCGACGCTGAAGGACGCGATCAACGACGCTCTGCGCGACTGGGTCGCGACCGTCGAGTCGACGCACTACTGCATCGGCTCGGTCGTCGGCCCGCATCCGTTCCCGTGGTTGGTGCGCGAGTTCCAGCGTGTCGTCGGCGAGGAGGCGCGCGAGCAGTGCCGCGTCCTGCTCGGCGACGATCCCGATGTCGTCGTCGCGTGCGTCGGCGGCGGGTCCAACGCGTTGGGCACGTTCGCCGGCTTCCTCGACACGCGCGCGCAGCTCGTCGGCGTCGAGGCCGCCGGGCTCGGGCTGGAGACGGGCCGCCACGGCGCGTCGATCAACCGCGGCGTGCCGGGCGTGCTGCACGGCGCGCGTTCGATGTACCTGCAGGACGAGCACGGCCAGATCCTCGAGGCGCACTCGATCAGCGCGGGTCTCGACTATCCGGGTGTCGGCCCGGAGCACGCCCAGCTCGCGGCGAGCGGTCGAGCCCGCTACGACTGCGCGAACGACGACGAGGCCATCGCGGCGTTCCAGCTCCTCTCGGTGACGGAGGGCATCGTGCCCGCGCTCGAGTCGTCGCACGCGCTCGCGTGGGTGGTGCGCTCTGCGCAGGACGGGTCGCTCGCACCCGGGTCGAAGGTCCTCGTCACGCTGTCGGGCCGCGGCGACAAGGACGCGATGCAGGTGGCCGGACGGCTCAGCGAGCGACCGAGCACGTGA
- a CDS encoding phosphoribosylanthranilate isomerase, which produces MFVKVCGVTNEDDALLAVALGADALGFVFAPSRRQIRPDLAAEIVHRLPHGVVTVGVFRDERPERVVEVVNRVGLTGAQLHGREPLSEVRWVRRRVQFVIQAFTAGDAALATAANGPADVVLVDSPSPGSGRVFDWALAEGAPGGIRLLLAGGLNHENVGQAIRRVRPWGVDVSTGVEAAPGQKDARKMRRFIEEARAAADALSATPGGNGNGNGAHHPSDRVDHELAPFARADRPYDWAEDEV; this is translated from the coding sequence GTGTTCGTGAAGGTCTGCGGGGTCACGAACGAGGACGACGCGCTCCTCGCGGTCGCGCTCGGCGCCGACGCGCTCGGCTTCGTGTTCGCGCCGAGCCGGCGCCAGATCCGTCCCGACCTCGCGGCCGAGATCGTGCACCGCTTGCCGCACGGTGTCGTCACCGTCGGCGTCTTCCGCGACGAGCGTCCCGAGCGCGTCGTGGAGGTCGTCAACCGTGTCGGCCTGACCGGCGCGCAGCTGCACGGGCGCGAGCCGCTGTCCGAGGTGCGGTGGGTGCGCCGCCGCGTGCAGTTCGTGATCCAGGCGTTCACGGCGGGCGACGCCGCGCTCGCGACCGCGGCGAACGGCCCGGCCGACGTGGTCCTGGTCGACTCGCCCAGCCCGGGCTCGGGCCGGGTGTTCGACTGGGCGCTCGCCGAGGGCGCGCCAGGTGGGATCCGGTTGCTCCTGGCCGGTGGGCTGAACCACGAGAACGTCGGGCAGGCGATCCGGCGCGTCCGTCCCTGGGGCGTCGACGTGTCGACGGGGGTGGAGGCCGCCCCGGGCCAGAAGGACGCACGCAAGATGCGCCGCTTCATCGAGGAGGCGCGCGCCGCCGCGGACGCGCTGTCCGCCACACCGGGCGGAAACGGCAACGGCAACGGCGCGCACCACCCGTCCGACCGCGTCGACCACGAGCTCGCGCCGTTCGCACGCGCGGACCGGCCCTACGACTGGGCCGAGGACGAGGTGTGA